The Accipiter gentilis chromosome 7, bAccGen1.1, whole genome shotgun sequence genome includes a region encoding these proteins:
- the RFWD3 gene encoding E3 ubiquitin-protein ligase RFWD3 isoform X2, protein MAQEEMEVDLQPVAGYSVENLRTLPTELSGHTALLSRAPVLEEGEGSVTVLPADDAVVIPNAGTTREAVAEPDPQLGPAAALNGLQRLQGALDPYRPFHMPHVTQHPRVRRARRQQRIGGSQRTISARSALDSYFQLSRTQQPATRPVPRLESSHIARDNQEHSSDETIELSDSDSSTSAEEEDTVEAAAPLLPSAQETLPAASSVSTQVQAELSQASSQASTEHGGHEDEEAEVQQKQRTPLKKLEPSVPVAPLDEEEGDTCAICFEQWTNAGDHRLSALRCGHLFGYTCIERWLKGQAGKCPQCNKKAKRSDIVILYARTLKALDTSEQERMKSSLEKEQKLRKQAELESAQSRLQLQVLTDECSKLRKQVQELKTLVAQHNMSASQQPGSSRTCIPGSLPSSQSQRKYHLEKVFVVSQTGNCRVMAYCDSLSCLVVSQPSPQSTFIPGCGVKMMSVANLKSSQYIPIHSKQIRGLAFGSRADGLLLSAALDNTLKLTSLATNTVVQTYNAGRPVWSCCWCLDDTNYIYAGLVNGSIMIYDLRDTNSHVQELVPQKSRCPMVSLSYLPRLASASLPYGGILAGTLEGACFWEQKDGNSYRPHHLPLEPGGCIDIQTEISTRHCLATYRPSKNNPCVRCVMMELTCSPLTEASEDVVYSSNPVQTFSAGPTCKLLTKNAIFQSPEEDGSVFVCAGDEASNSALLWDAGSGSLLQKLQADLPVLDICPLEMNQTHLLATLTEKTVKIYKWQ, encoded by the exons ATGGCTCAAGAAGAGATGGAAGTTGATCTCCAACCAGTGGCTGGTTACTCTGTAGAGAACCTCAGGACGCTTCCCACAGAGCTTTCTGGTCACACAGCACTGTTGTCCCGTGCTCCAGTGCTCGAGGAAGGAGAAGGCAGCGTTACAGTTCTTCCTGCTGATGATGCTGTTGTCATACCAAACGCTGGTACAACAAGGGAAGCAGTTGCTGAGCCTGACCCGCAGTTGGGTCCTGCTGCAGCTCTCAATGGACTGCAAAGGCTACAAGGGGCACTTGATCCATATCGGCCATTTCACATGCCGCATGTCACGCAGCATCCGCGAGTGAGGAGAGCTCGCAGGCAACAGAGAATTGGTGGTTCCCAGAGGACAATCAGTGCCAG GTCAGCATTGGACAGTTACTTTCAACTCAGCAGGACCCAACAGCCAGCTACAAGACCAGTTCCACGTCTGGAGTCCTCGCATATTGCAAGGGACAACCAGGAACACAGCTCAGATGAAACAATAGAACTGAGTGACTCTGACAGCAGCActtctgctgaggaggaggacaCAGTGGAGGCTGCAGCACCCCTGTTACCATCAGCACAGGAGACACTTCCAGCAGCTAGCTCAG TTTCCACTCAGGTCCAAGCAGAGCTGTCTCAAGCTTCGTCTCAAGCTTCTACAGAACATGGAGGTCATGAAGATGAAGAGGCTGAAGTCCAGCAAAAGCAG aGAACTCCACTAAAGAAACTGGAACCATCAGTTCCTGTTGCACCACTGGATGAGGAGGAAGGGGATACTTGTGCAATCTGCTTTGAGCAGTGGACCAATGCTGGGGACCACCGTCTCTCAGCATTGCGGTGTGGACACCTATTTGGTTACACATGCATTGAAAGGTGGCTCAAGGGACAAGCAGGGAAGTGCCCCCAG tgcaaTAAGAAGGCAAAACGTTCTGACATTGTGATCCTGTATGCTCGCACTTTGAAAGCGCTGGACACCAGTGAACAGGAACGCATGAAAAG CTCTTTAGAAAAGGAGCAAAAGTTGCGGAAACAGGCAGAGCTGGAATCTGCACAGAGCCGTCTCCAGTTGCAGGTTTTGACAGACGAATGCAGCAAACTCCGCAAGCAAGTTCAG gaaCTGAAGACTCTGGTGGCGCAGCACAATATGAGTGCTTCTCAGCAACCTGGCAGCTCCCGTACCTGCATCCCAGGCAGCCTCCCCTCCAGCCAAAGCCAGCGCAAGTACCACTTGGAGAAGGTTTTTGTGGTGTCTCAGACTGGGAACTGCAGAGTAATGGCATACTGTGACTCACTCAGTTGTCTTGTGGTATCACAGCCTTCTCCACAGTCCACTTTTATTCCTG GTTGTGGTGTTAAGATGATGAGCGTGGCCAACCTGAAGAGCAGTCAGTACATCCCCATCCATAGTAAACAGATTCGGGGACTGGCTTTCGGCAGCCGAGCAGATGGcttgctgctctctgctgctctggaCAATACTCTCAAACTTACCAG cttggCAACAAATACTGTGGTGCAGACATACAATGCTGGCCGTCCtgtctggagctgctgctggtgtcTCGATGATACAAACTACATCTATGCTGGATTGGTCAATGGCTCTATCATGATATATGATTTGAGAGACACGAACTCTCACGTCCAGGAGCTAGTCCCTCAGAAGTCCAG GTGCCCCATGGTATCGCTGTCCTATCTGCCCCGGTTGGCCTCAGCGTCACTGCCTTATGGTGGAATATTAGCTGGGACCTTGGAAGGAGCCTGCTTTTGGGAACAGAAAGATGGCAACTCCTACCGGCCTCATCACCTGCCACTGGAACCTGGAGGATGCATCGATATTCAAACAGAGATCAGCACACGGCACTGCCTTGCGACATACAGGCCTA GTAAAAATAACCCATGTGTGCGTTGTGTGATGATGGAACTGACTTGCAGCCCACTGACAGAGGCCTCTGAAGATGTGGTGTATTCTTCTAACCCAGTTCAGACTTTCAGTGCTGGGCCCACCTGCAAGTTGCTGACCAAGAATGCCATTTTCCAGAGCCCGGAGGAGGATGGCAGTGTCTTTGTGTGTGCTGGTGATGAGGCATCTAATTCTGCCCTG CTATGGGATGCTGGCAGTGGCTCcttgctgcagaagctg
- the RFWD3 gene encoding E3 ubiquitin-protein ligase RFWD3 isoform X1 — protein MAQEEMEVDLQPVAGYSVENLRTLPTELSGHTALLSRAPVLEEGEGSVTVLPADDAVVIPNAGTTREAVAEPDPQLGPAAALNGLQRLQGALDPYRPFHMPHVTQHPRVRRARRQQRIGGSQRTISARSALDSYFQLSRTQQPATRPVPRLESSHIARDNQEHSSDETIELSDSDSSTSAEEEDTVEAAAPLLPSAQETLPAASSVSTQVQAELSQASSQASTEHGGHEDEEAEVQQKQRTPLKKLEPSVPVAPLDEEEGDTCAICFEQWTNAGDHRLSALRCGHLFGYTCIERWLKGQAGKCPQCNKKAKRSDIVILYARTLKALDTSEQERMKSSLEKEQKLRKQAELESAQSRLQLQVLTDECSKLRKQVQELKTLVAQHNMSASQQPGSSRTCIPGSLPSSQSQRKYHLEKVFVVSQTGNCRVMAYCDSLSCLVVSQPSPQSTFIPGCGVKMMSVANLKSSQYIPIHSKQIRGLAFGSRADGLLLSAALDNTLKLTSLATNTVVQTYNAGRPVWSCCWCLDDTNYIYAGLVNGSIMIYDLRDTNSHVQELVPQKSRCPMVSLSYLPRLASASLPYGGILAGTLEGACFWEQKDGNSYRPHHLPLEPGGCIDIQTEISTRHCLATYRPSKNNPCVRCVMMELTCSPLTEASEDVVYSSNPVQTFSAGPTCKLLTKNAIFQSPEEDGSVFVCAGDEASNSALVSLIPFSVMEGFIAILKREVLSVTASVCFGGNCFVTDITLCRLVCCTC, from the exons ATGGCTCAAGAAGAGATGGAAGTTGATCTCCAACCAGTGGCTGGTTACTCTGTAGAGAACCTCAGGACGCTTCCCACAGAGCTTTCTGGTCACACAGCACTGTTGTCCCGTGCTCCAGTGCTCGAGGAAGGAGAAGGCAGCGTTACAGTTCTTCCTGCTGATGATGCTGTTGTCATACCAAACGCTGGTACAACAAGGGAAGCAGTTGCTGAGCCTGACCCGCAGTTGGGTCCTGCTGCAGCTCTCAATGGACTGCAAAGGCTACAAGGGGCACTTGATCCATATCGGCCATTTCACATGCCGCATGTCACGCAGCATCCGCGAGTGAGGAGAGCTCGCAGGCAACAGAGAATTGGTGGTTCCCAGAGGACAATCAGTGCCAG GTCAGCATTGGACAGTTACTTTCAACTCAGCAGGACCCAACAGCCAGCTACAAGACCAGTTCCACGTCTGGAGTCCTCGCATATTGCAAGGGACAACCAGGAACACAGCTCAGATGAAACAATAGAACTGAGTGACTCTGACAGCAGCActtctgctgaggaggaggacaCAGTGGAGGCTGCAGCACCCCTGTTACCATCAGCACAGGAGACACTTCCAGCAGCTAGCTCAG TTTCCACTCAGGTCCAAGCAGAGCTGTCTCAAGCTTCGTCTCAAGCTTCTACAGAACATGGAGGTCATGAAGATGAAGAGGCTGAAGTCCAGCAAAAGCAG aGAACTCCACTAAAGAAACTGGAACCATCAGTTCCTGTTGCACCACTGGATGAGGAGGAAGGGGATACTTGTGCAATCTGCTTTGAGCAGTGGACCAATGCTGGGGACCACCGTCTCTCAGCATTGCGGTGTGGACACCTATTTGGTTACACATGCATTGAAAGGTGGCTCAAGGGACAAGCAGGGAAGTGCCCCCAG tgcaaTAAGAAGGCAAAACGTTCTGACATTGTGATCCTGTATGCTCGCACTTTGAAAGCGCTGGACACCAGTGAACAGGAACGCATGAAAAG CTCTTTAGAAAAGGAGCAAAAGTTGCGGAAACAGGCAGAGCTGGAATCTGCACAGAGCCGTCTCCAGTTGCAGGTTTTGACAGACGAATGCAGCAAACTCCGCAAGCAAGTTCAG gaaCTGAAGACTCTGGTGGCGCAGCACAATATGAGTGCTTCTCAGCAACCTGGCAGCTCCCGTACCTGCATCCCAGGCAGCCTCCCCTCCAGCCAAAGCCAGCGCAAGTACCACTTGGAGAAGGTTTTTGTGGTGTCTCAGACTGGGAACTGCAGAGTAATGGCATACTGTGACTCACTCAGTTGTCTTGTGGTATCACAGCCTTCTCCACAGTCCACTTTTATTCCTG GTTGTGGTGTTAAGATGATGAGCGTGGCCAACCTGAAGAGCAGTCAGTACATCCCCATCCATAGTAAACAGATTCGGGGACTGGCTTTCGGCAGCCGAGCAGATGGcttgctgctctctgctgctctggaCAATACTCTCAAACTTACCAG cttggCAACAAATACTGTGGTGCAGACATACAATGCTGGCCGTCCtgtctggagctgctgctggtgtcTCGATGATACAAACTACATCTATGCTGGATTGGTCAATGGCTCTATCATGATATATGATTTGAGAGACACGAACTCTCACGTCCAGGAGCTAGTCCCTCAGAAGTCCAG GTGCCCCATGGTATCGCTGTCCTATCTGCCCCGGTTGGCCTCAGCGTCACTGCCTTATGGTGGAATATTAGCTGGGACCTTGGAAGGAGCCTGCTTTTGGGAACAGAAAGATGGCAACTCCTACCGGCCTCATCACCTGCCACTGGAACCTGGAGGATGCATCGATATTCAAACAGAGATCAGCACACGGCACTGCCTTGCGACATACAGGCCTA GTAAAAATAACCCATGTGTGCGTTGTGTGATGATGGAACTGACTTGCAGCCCACTGACAGAGGCCTCTGAAGATGTGGTGTATTCTTCTAACCCAGTTCAGACTTTCAGTGCTGGGCCCACCTGCAAGTTGCTGACCAAGAATGCCATTTTCCAGAGCCCGGAGGAGGATGGCAGTGTCTTTGTGTGTGCTGGTGATGAGGCATCTAATTCTGCCCTGGTATCTCTCATTCCTttcagtgtgatggagggttttATTGCAATTCTTAAGAGAGAAGTCTTATCAGTCACTGCATCAGTGTGTTTTGGTGGAAATTGTTTTGTCACAGACATTACCCTGTGCAGGTTGGTCTGTTGTACTTGCTAG